In Streptomyces nodosus, one DNA window encodes the following:
- a CDS encoding phosphotransferase, which produces MLHAPPLRALLDQYSAGSVLTCEPVDQGLLNRGFRLRTTRGRYFLKHHFDPETADPAAIARQHTATRRLADLGVPVAPPLAGRDGRTVAVVGGHAYALHPWIDGRHRHGGQLTTEQCGRLGALLGVVHASLERVMASAPGPRPESADPADTHALIDDLLGRVRRHEPPTAFDELARHRLLERRVLLDQHADRRPPRGGSVGWVHGDFHPFNLLYRGDAPAAIVDWDRLGLQPRAEEAVRAAAIFFVRPVGTLDLPKVRAYARAYRRAADAPASELAAAVHRVWWERLNDFWMLRWHYERGDTRADSQFPAASALVVWWSREYDAVCEAFTR; this is translated from the coding sequence ATGTTGCACGCGCCCCCGCTGCGCGCCCTCCTCGACCAGTACTCGGCGGGATCCGTGCTCACCTGCGAGCCCGTCGACCAGGGCCTGCTCAACCGCGGATTCCGGCTCCGCACGACGCGCGGCCGCTACTTCCTCAAGCACCACTTCGACCCCGAGACCGCCGACCCCGCGGCGATCGCCCGTCAGCACACCGCCACCCGGCGCCTCGCCGACCTCGGCGTTCCGGTGGCGCCGCCGCTGGCCGGCCGTGACGGCCGTACCGTCGCGGTCGTCGGCGGCCACGCCTACGCGTTGCACCCCTGGATCGACGGCCGGCACCGGCACGGCGGCCAGCTCACGACGGAGCAGTGCGGCAGGCTGGGCGCACTGCTCGGGGTGGTGCACGCGAGCCTGGAGCGGGTGATGGCGTCGGCGCCCGGTCCCCGCCCCGAGAGCGCGGACCCCGCCGACACCCATGCGCTCATCGACGATCTGCTGGGCCGGGTGCGCCGGCACGAGCCCCCCACCGCCTTCGACGAGCTCGCCCGGCACCGTCTGCTGGAACGGCGGGTGCTGCTGGACCAGCACGCGGACCGGCGGCCGCCGCGCGGTGGCTCGGTGGGGTGGGTGCACGGCGACTTCCACCCCTTCAACCTGCTGTACCGGGGGGACGCGCCCGCCGCGATCGTCGACTGGGACCGGCTCGGTCTCCAGCCCCGCGCGGAGGAGGCGGTACGGGCCGCGGCGATCTTCTTCGTACGGCCCGTCGGCACGCTCGACCTGCCGAAGGTCCGGGCCTACGCACGCGCGTACCGGCGCGCCGCGGACGCGCCGGCCTCGGAACTCGCCGCGGCCGTGCACCGGGTGTGGTGGGAACGGCTCAACGACTTCTGGATGCTGCGCTGGCACTACGAACGCGGCGACACCCGCGCGGACTCTCAGTTCCCTGCGGCCTCGGCGCTGGTGGTCTGGTGGAGCCGGGAGTACGACGCCGTCTGCGAGGCGTTCACCCGCTGA